The proteins below are encoded in one region of Puntigrus tetrazona isolate hp1 chromosome 5, ASM1883169v1, whole genome shotgun sequence:
- the LOC122345805 gene encoding histone H4 transcription factor, with translation MPPSGKRALRREELQLELACEWGSCQETFDRMQEFCQHVEKHYKATVDSETDLPEEERNCLWRDCGFCSVEGNAELLRHMFFHCYHTKLKQWGLAILKGHSDMGACSVGLHNRNIVPEVQENFLCLWEHCEMSMDNPEWFYRHVEMHAHCLEANEENVLFCGWKDCEASFKGRFKLREHMRSHTQEKLVACPTCGGMFANNTKFFDHIRRQTSIEGQRFQCSHCSKRFATERLLRDHMRNHVNHYKCPLCDMTCPSPSSLRNHIKFRHSNEKPYSCDYCEYSCKNLIDLRKHLDTHSSEPAYRCDFADCDYSTRSLYSIKNHYKRVHEGDYTPRYKCHVCEQCFTRGNNLTAHLRKKHQFKWPSGHPRFRYKEHEDGFMRLQLIRYESVELTEQLMRERQGEGDSSESSQQNVQPGEELEETGPFSTMAGNTEAGIRKEAVDVCRTHENTESVFLVLTAGAPTETDSTREGAVMRQLQDTAQQLGMEVV, from the exons ATGCCCCCGTCGGGTAAACGCGCCCTTCGCAGAGAGGAGCTGCAGCTGGAGCTGGCGTGTGAGTGGGGTTCGTGTCAGGAGACGTTTGACAGAATGCAGGAGTTTTGCCAGCACGTGGAGAAACATTATAAAGCCACCGTGGACAGCGAGACAGACTTACCAG AAGAAGAGCGTAACTGTCTGTGGAGAGACTGTGGCTTCTGCTCAGTGGAAGGAAATGCTGAGCTTCTCAGACACATGTTCTTCCATTGCTACCACACCAAGTTGAAGCAGTGGGGTCTTGCTATACTCAAGGGCCACAGTGACATGGGTGCCTGTTCGGTCGGCCTCCATAACCGCAACATTGTGCCTGAGGTCCAGGAGAACTTCCTTTGTCTTTGGGAGCATTGTGAG ATGTCTATGGATAATCCAGAGTGGTTCTACAGACATGTGGAGATGCACGCCCATTGTCTCGAGGCTAATGAAGAGAATGTTTTGTTCTGTGGCTGGAAAG ACTGTGAGGCCTCTTTCAAGGGCAGGTTTAAGCTGCGAGAGCACATGCGTAGCCACACACAGGAAAAACTGGTAGCATGTCCGACCTGTGGAGGAATGTTTGCCAACAACACAAAGTTCTTTGACCACATTCGACGGCAAACCTCAATAGAAG GTCAAAGATTTCAGTGTTCGCACTGCTCTAAACGTTTTGCCACCGAGAGGCTGCTGAGGGACCACATGAGGAACCATG TAAACCATTATAAATGTCCGCTTTGTGATATGACCTGTCCATCACCGTCCTCGCTGAGAAACCACATCAAATTTCGTCATTCCAATGAGAAGCCTTACAGCTGTGACTACTGCGAGTACAG CTGTAAAAACCTGATAGACCTGCGGAAGCATTTAGACACTCACAGCAGTGAGCCAGCGTATCGATGCGACTTTGCCGATTGTGACTATTCCACTCGCTCGCTTTACTCAATCAAGAACCATTACAAACGTGTTCATGAG GGAGATTACACTCCTCGCTATAAGTGTCACGTGTGTGAGCAGTGCTTCACCCGGGGGAACAACCTCACTGCACATTTACGCAAGAAACATCAGTTCAAATGGCCTTCAGGACACCCGAGATTCAG GTATAAAGAACATGAAGATGGGTTCATGCGCCTGCAACTGATCCGCTATGAGAGCGTGGAGCTGACAGAGCAGCTGATGCGGGAGCGGCAGGGAGAAGGGGACAGCAGTGAGTCCAGCCAGCAGAACGTCCAGCCTGGGGAAGAACTGGAGGAGACGGGACCCTTCAGCACCATGGCTGGAAATACAGAGGCAGGAATAAGAAAGGAGGCAGTGGATGTCTGTAGGACACATGAAAATACTGAAAGTGTGTTCTTGGTGTTGACAGCCGGCGCCCCCACAGAAACAGACTCTACAAGGGAGGGGGCCGTAATGCGTCAGCTACAGGACACTGCCCAACAGCTGGGCATGGAGGTGGTTTAA
- the dpagt1 gene encoding UDP-N-acetylglucosamine--dolichyl-phosphate N-acetylglucosaminephosphotransferase, whose protein sequence is MEKMSPIPTLPLIINCCMSALGCIATVKLIPAFKDHFITARLYGMDLNKTIKKEVPESQGVISGTVFLIILFLFIPVPFLQCFMGEQCQRFPHNEFVQLIGALLAICCMIFLGFADDVLNLRWRHKLLLPTMASLPLLMVYFTNFGNTLIVVPKPFRVLLGMHLDLGILYYVYMGMLAVFCTNAINILAGINGIESGQALFISGSIILFNILELNGDYRDDHVFSLYFMIPFFFTTLALFYHNWYPSSVFVGDTFCYFAGMTFAVVGILGHFSKTMLLFFIPQVINFIYSLPQLFHIIPCPRHRLPRLQSDTGKLGMSYSKFKQKDLGKLGQLILKVAEMLWLLDVHRGQEGDDEFIECNNMTLINLVLKVLGPTHERNLTAIMLLIQVLGSVVAFGIRYHLVRLFYDV, encoded by the exons ATGGAGAAGATGTCTCCAATTCCTACTCTTCCTCTTATCATCAACTGTTGCATGTCTGCACTTGGGTGCATCGCAACAGTCAAACTGATTCCTGCTTTTAAGGATCACTTCATAACTGCCAGACTCTATGGCATGGAcctaaataaaaccataaagaaAGAGGT GCCTGAATCTCAAGGTGTAATCAGTGGCACAGTCTTCCTCATCATTCTTTTCCTCTTCATCCCTGTCCCCTTCCTTCAGTGCTTTATGGGAGAGCAGTGTCAACGGTTTCCTCACAACGAG TTTGTGCAGCTGATTGGTGCTTTGTTGGCCATCTGCTGCATGATATTCCTGGGCTTCGCTGATGATGTTCTGAATCTGCGATGGAGACACAAGCTGCTGCTGCCTACTATGGCCTCCCTGCCTCTACTCATGGTCTACTTCACTAACTTTGGCAACACTCTCATCGTCGTGCCCAAACCTTTTCGTGTCCTGCTGGGGATGCATCTGGACTTGG GTATtctgtattatgtatatatgggAATGCTGGCTGTATTCTGCACAAATGCCATCAACATCTTGGCTGGAATCAATGGCATTGAGTCTGGGCAAGCTCTCTTCATATCTGGCTCCATCATCCTTTTTAATATACTGGAACTCAATG GAGACTACAGGGATGACCACGTTTTCTCTTTGTACTTCATGATTCCCTTTTTCTTCACCACATTAGCCCTCTTCTACCACAACTG GTACCCTTCCTCCGTGTTTGTGGGAGACACTTTCTGTTACTTTGCTGGAATGACGTTTGCAGTGGTTGGGATACTCGGCCACTTCAGTAAGACCATGCTGCTTTTCTTCATCCCCCAAGTCATCAACTTCATTTACTCTCTGCCTCAGCTGTTTCACATTATTCCCTGTCCCAGACATCGCCTTCCTAG GTTACAATCCGACACGGGAAAGCTTGGCATGAGCTACTCCAAGTTCAAACAGAAGGACCTGGGCAAATTAGGGCAACTTATTCTGAAG GTGGCAGAAATGTTGTGGCTTCTAGATGTGCATCGAGGGCAGGAAGGAGATGATGAGTTTATTGAGTGTAACAACATGACCCTTATCAACCTGGTACTAAAAGTACTGGGACCTACCCATGAGAGAAACCTGACTGCCATCATGCTGTTAATACAG GTCTTGGGGAGTGTTGTGGCCTTTGGAATCCGGTATCATCTTGTGCGTCTGTTCTACGACGTCTAG